A window from Macaca nemestrina isolate mMacNem1 chromosome 8, mMacNem.hap1, whole genome shotgun sequence encodes these proteins:
- the LOC105482146 gene encoding R3H and coiled-coil domain-containing protein 1: MKASQHALSRFCVTSPRPRDGAASPQRPGPLWGTRARWPLGTPRAAAKRREAVALPPVTLALLCLDGVFLSSAENDFVHRIQEELDRFLLQKQLSKVLLFPPLSSRLRYLIHRTAENFDLLSSFSVGEGWKRRTVICHQDIRVPSSDGLSGPCRPPASYPSKYHGPRPTSNQGAAAPRGARAGRWYRGRKPDQPLYVPRVLRRQEEWGLTSTSGLKGEAPAGRDPEEPGDVGAGDPNSDQGLPVLMTQGSEDLKSPGQRCENEPLPDPVGPEPLGPESQSGKGDRVETATRFGSTLQLDLEEGKESPLEKRLVAEEEEDEEEVEEDGPSSCLEDDYTELLQEITDNLTKKEIQIEKIHLDTSSFVEELPGEKDLAHVVEIYDFEPALKTEDLLATFSEFQEKGFRIQWVDDTHALGIFPCLASAAEALTREFSVLKIRPLTQGSKQSKLKALQRPKLLRLVKERPQTNVTVARRLVARALGLQHKKKERPAVRGPLPP; encoded by the exons ATGAAAGCTAGTC AACACGCCCTCTCCCGTTTCTGCGTTACCTCCCCCAGGCCGCGCGATGGCGCTGCGTCTCCGCAGCGGCCCGGGCCTCTCTGGGGCACTCGGGCGCGCTGGCCCCTGGGGACGCCGAGGGCGGCTGCGAAGCGCAGAGAGGCCGTG GCTCTCCCACCTGTCACCCTGGCCCTTCTCTGCTTGGACGGTGTCTTCCTCTCCTCAGCTGAGAATGACTTCGTCCACCGGATCCAGGAGGAACTGGACCGCTTTCTGCTGCAGAAGCAGCTGTCAAA ggtTCTTCTTTTCCCCCCACTCTCCAGTCGCCTCCGGTACCTGATCCATAGAACAGCAGAGAATTTTGATCTCTTGAGCAGCTTCTCCGTTGGGGAGGGCTGGAAGAGGAGGACGGTCATCTGTCACCAGGACATCAG GGTACCCAGTTCAGATGGCCTCTCTGGCCCCTGCCGCCCTCCTGCCTCCTACCCCAGCAAGTACCACGGTCCTCGGCCCACCTCCAACCAAGGAGCAGCTGCTCCCCGAGGTGCCCGGGCTGGCCGGTGGTATCGTGGACGCAAGCCAGACCAGCCTTTGTATGTGCCCCGGGTGCTGCGCAGGCAGGAAGAATGGGGGCTGACCTCTACCTCGGGGCTCAAGGGAGAGGCCCCAGCTGGCAGGGATCCAGAAGAACCTGGAGATGTTGGTGCTGGAGACCCCAACTCTGATCAGGGACTCCCTGTGCTGATGACTCAGGGATCAGAGGACCTAAAGAGCCCAGGACAAAGGTGTGAGAATGAGCCGCTGCCGGACCCTGTTGGCCCTGAGCCCCTGGGGCCTGAGAGTCAGTCAGGGAAGGGAGACAGGGTGGAGACGGCCACACGGTTTGGGTCCACCCTGCAGCTAGACCtggaagaggggaaggagagtCCGCTGGAGAAGAGGCTCgtggcagaggaggaagaggacgaAGAGGAGGTGGAAGAGGACGGCCCCAGCAGCTGCTTGGAAGACGATTACACTGAGCTGCTGCAGGAG ATCACAGACAACCTGACGAAGAAGGAGATTCAGATAGAGAAGATCCACTTGGACACGTCCTCCTTTGTAGAGGAACTGCCTGGAGAGAAGGACCTTGCCCACGTGGTAGAGATCTATGACTTTGAACCAGCGCTCAAGACGGAGGACCTGCTGGCAACGTTTTCTGAGTTCCA AGAGAAGGGGTTCAGGATTCAGTGGGTGGATGATACTCATGCACTCGGCATCTTTCcctgcctggcctcag CTGCTGAAGCTCTGACCCGGGAGTTCTCGGTGCTCAAGATCCGGCCCCTCACGCAGGGAAGCAAGCAGTCAAAGCTCAAAGCCTTGCAGAGGCCAA AACTCCTGCGTCTGGTGAAGGAGAGGCCGCAGACAAATGTGACGGTGGCCCGGAGGCTGGTGGCCCGGGCCCTGGGACTccaacacaaaaagaaagagcGGCCTGCTGTCCGGGGTCCGCTGCCGccctga